The Streptomyces sp. NBC_01244 genome contains a region encoding:
- a CDS encoding GNAT family N-acetyltransferase, translating to MSGWPVISWSGGGRTGTRHRQPVGYAFGATQREGAEWWQGHQATPQPASGTRTYALSELMVRSPWRRTGTAHQIHETLLAVRPESLAVLLVDSAHPKVQSLYESWSYTQVGTQQPFPDSPLFAVMVRTLQG from the coding sequence GTGAGCGGATGGCCCGTCATCTCCTGGTCAGGAGGCGGACGGACGGGCACGAGGCACCGGCAACCCGTCGGCTACGCCTTCGGAGCCACCCAACGCGAAGGCGCCGAATGGTGGCAGGGTCACCAAGCGACCCCGCAGCCGGCCTCAGGCACCCGCACGTACGCCCTGTCCGAACTCATGGTCCGCTCCCCCTGGCGCAGGACCGGCACTGCCCACCAGATCCACGAGACCCTCCTCGCAGTCCGCCCCGAATCCCTGGCCGTCCTCCTCGTCGACAGCGCCCACCCCAAGGTCCAGAGCCTTTACGAGTCCTGGTCCTACACCCAGGTAGGCACCCAGCAGCCCTTCCCCGACAGCCCGCTCTTCGCGGTCATGGTCCGCACGCTCCAGGGCTGA